One region of Eremothecium gossypii ATCC 10895 chromosome II, complete sequence genomic DNA includes:
- the SEC59 gene encoding dolichol kinase (Syntenic homolog of Saccharomyces cerevisiae YMR013C (SEC59)) → MMAVKTANAEQAVKAEEQADTGAVPLGGKAVQAVVLAVTVHLAAEVFGKDEAGRAAFYSALSVAAAYGAAAAAGRVPAFNAVYVVYLPVMVSLLFRRELVPVNCAMALGGMQMPVVLRVLQQLTILYLQPAARGRGLRDVAALAVHQAVWWALARVSELRSLDMVDCGLLSILLTNVLFVIGGESSVQFQILRACLYGFLVAVGANYVFVRAYGRRNQYVRTAVLLAVFALVFPSVILAFLDLDDTDNALVWLIKYIFSSALRMQIMAGWLVFLGVLIPSVFVMKSHLSLNTSRKIWHFALLPLLVCQMAVEPEFTTVAIAGTVVVFLIVEYFRYMNLYPFGDYINAQLRTFTDFRDEQGPIIVSYLYLILGVSFPLLINRSLVGVISLGVGDSLASIIGRRYGKYHWPGTNKTVEGTLAFIVASAALCLVCQQAFLAFEGVATRNIILACVVSGILEGNSDLNDNILIPSFMLIFMELCKYY, encoded by the coding sequence ATGATGGCAGTCAAGACTGCGAATGCGGAACAGGCCGTAAAAGCGGAAGAGCAGGCAGACACAGGCGCGGTACCCCTAGGCGGGAAGGCTGTGCAGGCGGTTGTGTTGGCGGTCACGGTGCATCTAGCTGCGGAGGTGTTTGGCAAGGACGaggcggggcgggcggcgtTCTACAGCGCGCTGAGCGTGGCGGCTGCATacggggcggcggcggctgcggggcgcgtgccggcaTTCAACGCGGTGTACGTCGTGTACCTCCCGGTGATGGTATCGCTCCTCTTCCGGCGGGAGCTAGTGCCGGTGAACTGCGCGATGGCCCTCGGCGGTATGCAGATGCCTGTGGTGCTGCGagtgctgcagcagctcacGATATTATATCTGCagccggccgcgcgcgggcgggggTTGCGGGACGTGGCGGCGTTGGCGGTGCACCAGGCGGTGTGGTGGGCGTTGGCGCGGGTGTCGGAGCTCCGGTCGTTGGACATGGTCGACTGCGGCTTGCTCTCGATCCTGCTCACGAACGTGCTCTTCGTGATCGGCGGCGAGTCCTCTGTGCAGTTCCAGATTCTCCGCGCATGCCTCTACGGGTTCCTCGTTGCAGTCGGAGCAAACTACGTGTTTGTGCGGGCATACGGGCGCCGGAACCAGTACGTACGGACGGCGGTCTTGCTGGCGGTGTTTGCGCTCGTGTTCCCATCTGTGATCTTGGCGTTCCTCGATCTAGACGACACGGACAATGCGTTGGTCTGGTTGATCAAGTACATTTTCAGCAGCGCGCTACGGATGCAGATCATGGCCGGTTGGCTCGTTTTCCTTGGGGTGCTGATTCCCAGTGTGTTCGTGATGAAGAGCCATCTCTCGTTGAACACCTCCCGCAAAATCTGGCATTTTGCGTTGTTGCCTCTCCTTGTCTGCCAGATGGCCGTGGAACCTGAGTTTACGACGGTGGCCATTGCGGGCACCGTGGTGGTGTTTTTGATCGTCGAGTATTTCCGGTACATGAACCTATATCCTTTTGGTGATTATATCAACGCACAGCTGCGTACCTTCACAGATTTCAGAGATGAGCAAGGTCCGATCATTGTATCGTATCTATATCTAATTCTTGGGGTCTCCTTTCCGCTATTGATCAACCGATCTCTAGTGGGTGTAATAAGTTTGGGTGTTGGAGACTCGTTGGCGTCTATCATCGGTCGCCGCTACGGCAAGTACCATTGGCCGGGGACAAACAAGACTGTGGAAGGTACTCTGGCGTTTATAGTGGCGTCTGCAGCACTCTGCCTAGTGTGCCAGCAAGCTTTCCTGGCGTTTGAAGGTGTGGCGACCAGAAACATTATCCTGGCATGTGTTGTGTCAGGAATATTGGAAGGGAACTCGGATCTAAACGATAACATACTAATACCCAGCTTTATGTTGATCTTTATGGAATTGTGCAAATACTATTGA
- the SPC42 gene encoding Spc42p (Syntenic homolog of Saccharomyces cerevisiae YKL042W (SPC42)), with amino-acid sequence MNISPTPKRYQSSNHMPRAVNHNYHSAVPAYHEHAAGQNADRIVPDEYKINSNMISSLIKQNKDLLAKLDEKDRELEKLNVLVGSLRGKLIKYTELNKKLQAQAQAARVPSPPEPAAEPAADYLQLPRRAPAAENDKKIGELYDKLEQLTKVVHQQHLHDPPAPARPRSPARSRSPARTAVSDDDIMISESSELKRLEEQVDQLKRKVLIKSENELRKLSLNQQLADLMHKLGVSSSSPASSALLFDRQPSPTSAASSAPLAHAHCEQCHHAEDALKKPAMDIKNALQTPTPSRTRRDAHPHTHTTHHATNALW; translated from the coding sequence ATGAACATATCTCCCACGCCCAAAAGATATCAGAGCTCGAACCACATGCCGCGCGCCGTAAACCACAATTACCACAGCGCCGTGCCTGCATACCACGAGCACGCGGCAGGCCAGAACGCAGACCGCATCGTGCCTGATGAATACAAAATCAACTCCAACATGATCTCATCGCTCATCAAGCAGAACAAGGACCTTCTCGCAAAGCTCGACGAGAAGGACCGCGAGCTGGAAAAGCTCAACGTCCTCGTCGGCTCCTTGCGCGGCAAGTTGATCAAGTACACAGAGCTCAACAAGAAGCTCCAGGCCCAGGCCCAGGCGGCCCGCGTGCCCTCGCCCCCGGAGCCCGCCGCAGAGCCCGCCGCAGACTACCTCCAgctgccgcgccgcgcaccCGCCGCCGAAAACGACAAGAAGATCGGCGAGCTCTACGACAAGCTCGAACAGCTCACCAAGGTCGtccaccagcagcacctccacgacccccccgcgcccgcccggCCCCGCTCCCCCGCGCGCTCCCGCTCCCCCGCGCGCACCGCCGTCTCCGACGACGACATCATGATCAGCGAGTCCTCTGAGCTCAAGCGCCTCGAGGAGCAGGTCGACCAGCTCAAGCGCAAGGTCCTCATCAAAAGCGAGAACGAGCTCCGCAAGCTGTCGCTCAACCAGCAGCTAGCGGACCTCATGCACAAGCTCGGCGTCTCTTCCTCCTCTCCGGCCTCCTCCGCGCTCCTCTTCGACCGCCAGCCGAGCCCCACCTCTGCTGCCTCCTCTGCCCCGCTCGCCCACGCCCACTGCGAGCAGTGTCATCATGCAGAAGATGCCCTTAAAAAGCCCGCCATGGACATAAAAAACGCACTACAGACGCCGACGCCGTCGCGCACCCGCCGAGACGCACATCCGCACACCCATACCACACACCATGCCACCAACGCCCTTTGGTGA
- the ERG5 gene encoding C-22 sterol desaturase (Syntenic homolog of Saccharomyces cerevisiae YMR015C (ERG5)), which translates to MDAIGFGEQAGWLWRALAALWAWRVLAALVLVLVADQAAYRRNKGRIAGPAWKMWPLIGPFLESLDPKFEVYQAKWASGPLSCVSIFHKFVVIASTRDLTRKILQSPKYVKPCLVDVAKKILRPTNWVFLDGQAHLDYRRSLNGLFTRDALARYLPSQEAVIDRYMAKFVAFSRETDYEHRVFFHEMREMLCALSLKAFCGSYITDDQVRKIADDYYLVTAALELVNFPLILPFTKTWYGKRTADMAMKIFERCAQEAKQHIAAGGEPTCVVDAWCKLMLDAKAKDDADSRLLHRKFTNREMSEALFTFLFASQDASSSLACWLFQIVADRPDVLAKIREEQLAVRRNDPSVPLSLELIDQMKYTHMAVKECLRYRPPVLMVPYQVHEAFAVSADYTAPKGSMLVATMYPALHDPAVYENPDDYIPERWDGEQSPANQAKKNWLVFGSGPHVCLGQKYVFMTFTALIGKFALFTEFDHKVTSLSEKIKVFATIFPQDDLLMSFKKRDPLTGQTTE; encoded by the coding sequence ATGGACGCAATAGGCTTCGGGGAGCAGGCAGGCTGGTTGTggcgcgcgctggcggcgctgTGGGCGTGGCGcgtgctggcggcgctggtgctggtgctggtggCGGACCAGGCGGCGTACCGGCGCAACAAGGGACGGATAGCGGGCCCTGCGTGGAAAATGTGGCCGCTGATTGGGCCGTTCCTGGAGTCGCTGGACCCGAAGTTCGAGGTGTACCAGGCGAAGTGGGCGTCGGGGCCGCTGTCGTGCGTGTCGATCTTCCACAAGTTCGTGGTGATAGCGTCGACCCGGGACCTGACGCGGAAGATCCTGCAGTCGCCCAAGTACGTGAAGCCGTGCCTGGTGGACGTGGCGAAGAAGATCCTGCGGCCGACGAACTGGGTGTTCCTGGACGGCCAGGCGCACCTGGACTACCGGCGCTCGCTGAACGGGCTGTTCACGCGGGACGCGCTGGCGCGGTACCTGCCGTCGCAGGAGGCGGTCATCGACCGCTACATGGCGAAGTTCGTGGCCTTCTCGCGCGAGACCGACTACGAGCACCGCGTGTTCTTCCACGAGATGCGCGAGATGCTGTGCGCGCTGTCGCTGAAGGCCTTCTGCGGCAGCTACATCACCGACGACCAGGTGCGCAAGATTGCCGACGACTACTACCTGGTGACCGCCGCGCTCGAGCTGGTCAACTTCCCGCTGATCCTTCCCTTCACCAAGACCTGGTACGGTAAGCGCACCGCCGACATGGCCATGAAGATCTTCGAGCGGTGCGCCCAGGAGGCCAAGCAGCACAtcgcggccggcggcgagcCCACGTGCGTCGTGGACGCCTGGTGCAAGCTGATGCTGGACGCGAAGGCCAAGGACGACGCTGACTCGCGTCTGTTACATCGTAAGTTCACCAACCGCGAGATGTCCGAGGCGCTCTTTACATTCCTCTTTGCCTCTCAGGACGCCTCTTCCTCTCTTGCCTGCTGGCTTTTCCAGATCGTTGCCGATAGGCCCGATGTGCTCGCGAAAATTCGCGAAGAACAACTCGCAGTTCGCAGGAACGACCCTTCGGTGCCTTTATCCCTGGAACTCATTGACCAAATGAAGTACACTCACATGGCCGTCAAGGAATGCCTGCGCTACAGGCCGCCCGTCCTCATGGTCCCGTACCAAGTACATGAGGCGTTTGCGGTGTCCGCGGACTATACAGCGCCAAAGGGCTCAATGCTGGTGGCGACTATGTACCCGGCGCTGCACGACCCAGCGGTGTACGAGAACCCAGATGACTACATTCCCGAGCGCTGGGACGGAGAGCAGTCGCCCGCGAACCAGGCAAAGAAGAATTGGCTGGTTTTCGGATCCGGGCCCCATGTATGCCTGGGTCAGAAGTACGTTTTCATGACCTTCACGGCCCTAATCGGGAAATTTGCCCTATTCACGGAATTCGACCACAAGGTCACGTCGCTCAGCGAGAAAATCAAGGTTTTTGCGACCATCTTCCCGCAGGACGACCTGCTGATGAGCTTCAAAAAGAGGGACCCCCTCACAGGTCAGACGACTGAGTAG
- the BUD22 gene encoding Bud22p (Syntenic homolog of Saccharomyces cerevisiae YMR014W (BUD22)) produces MPLNKPNLVYKLDHAEYQYHLLNNTVAEFHPRLGATAKYYNPQGKKAAQRVEKLLAGLTADGLLQQISSLKAELLDHKVHHVESKLSHLLVKQLENQATVLRKNPKKDEQRNSKLQVLEGVQRGPGFEQFVRLIVRSKVVKIVLGKICPTKALKNDPPAWFQNHRILQQFGNKEDECNPGRVWKEVVQAVAGGEQLVSQLLSTKAARDLLAALEASVDLVLGTKKERRQNSDAAEKTAVAARSAEGEDDSSSSDNAASDIDEGAASESEEENSDDEAARSPSVDEDALVSQYAGMLAASDEEDDDPDGYHLDPNVDYNEVTDEEPDQSADETIQPDADDSSDSDSSAPPLKKQKTSKTKVQLPALMAGYYSGDDDSDAEEHDLAGKAEPLEPPKRKNRRGQRARQKIWEKKYGRNAKHIQQQFEKEREERARKQREYEERAAKRAAKEAELARTRPAFKDSAIRAAEPGAAKSAAKPVAQELHPSWEAKKLSQEKQKAAKFQGKKIVFD; encoded by the coding sequence ATGCCTTTGAATAAACCCAATCTGGTTTATAAGCTTGATCATGCAGAGTACCAGTATCACCTTTTGAATAACACAGTAGCAGAGTTCCATCCGCGGTTGGGAGCGACGGCCAAGTACTACAACCCACAGGGCAAGAAGGCAGCGCAGCGCGTGGAGAAGCTCTTGGCCGGGCTGACGGCCGACGGCCTGTTGCAGCAGATATCGTCGCTAAAGGCCGAGCTTCTGGATCACAAGGTGCACCATGTAGAGAGCAAGCTGAGCCATCTGCTGGTAAAACAGCTCGAGAACCAGGCAACGGTGCTGCGCAAGAATCCCAAGAAAGACGAGCAGCGCAACTCGAAGCTGCAGGTGCTGGAAGGTGTGCAGCGCGGGCCGGGCTTTGAGCAGTTTGTGCGCCTCATTGTGCGCTCCAAGGTGGTCAAGATTGTGCTCGGCAAGATATGCCCGACCAAGGCGCTAAAGAACGACCCGCCCGCGTGGTTCCAGAACCACCGCATCCTCCAGCAGTTCGGGAACAAAGAAGATGAATGCAACCCCGGCAGAGTCTGGAAGGAGGTGGTGCAGGCAGTGGCAGGCGGCGAACAACTGGTCTCGCAGCTGCTGAGCACGAAAGCAGCGAGAGATCTGCTGGCCGCGCTCGAGGCCAGCGTCGACCTCGTTCTTGGCACAAAGAAGGAAAGGCGGCAAAATTCCGACGCTGCAGAGAAGACAGCCGTCGCTGCCCGGTCGGCTGAAGGCGAGGACGattccagctcctccgACAATGCCGCCTCAGACATTGATGAGGGTGCCGCGAGCGAGAGCGAAGAGGAAAACTCGGACGACGAGGCCGCCCGCAGCCCTTCCGTAGATGAGGACGCACTGGTCTCACAGTACGCCGGAATGCTAGCTGCCTCCGACGAAGAGGATGACGATCCTGATGGATACCACCTAGACCCGAATGTCGACTACAACGAGGTCACAGACGAGGAACCTGACCAATCTGCAGACGAGACAATACAGCCGGATGCCGACGACAGCAGCGACAGCGACAGCTCGGCGCCTCCGTTGAAAAAGCAAAAGACGTCCAAGACGAAGGTGCAGCTCCCCGCACTCATGGCTGGCTACTACAGCGGTGACGACGACAGCGACGCGGAAGAACACGATCTGGCCGGGAAAGCCGAACCGTTGGAACCACCAAAGCGCAAAAACCGTCGCGGCCAGCGCGCAAGACAGAAGATCTGGGAAAAGAAGTATGGCCGGAATGCGAAGCACATTCAGCAGCAATTCGAAAAAGAGCGCGAAGAGCGCGCACGGAAACAGCGGGAATACGAGGAGCGCGCCGCAAAACGTGCAGCCAAAGAGGCAGAGCTGGCAAGAACTCGTCCCGCGTTCAAGGATTCCGCTATCCGCGCAGCGGAGCCGGGTGCAGCAAAGTCCGCAGCAAAGCCTGTCGCACAGGAACTACATCCATCGTGGGAAGCGAAGAAACTTTCGCAGGAGAAGCAAAAAGCCGCGAAGTTCCAGGGTAAGAAAATTGTATTTGATTGA
- the CLU1 gene encoding translation initiation factor 3 subunit CLU1 (Syntenic homolog of Saccharomyces cerevisiae YMR012W (CLU1)), whose protein sequence is MSKELDTVEVSIRVPFGKSKRLSTTASRRARVQSIMYFLAFNAASKYYTNYELLHNGVEVDEQQLISELAGNEQTVHLQLRLKPYNTGEVIRHFVTFREYIGFVGDSDDDITSLALSNVAKFRELPLTDIAAASGKTEVADDRQKEEFQVSDAEKAVFTKELDSILELRPSAQDVLKGGSALSKPCLRSLIISGYNPVPAFFRTKGHLLYLQAVTLEGETLHITATVSGFYVNKSSAIKFDPTLKTDAAVCLTLYELLTKHSKKFASHLSQLEAALKAHESVNYVKPISVFLHKTWFPSSLPSNSIDFTEYQLEALNFQTERNFNDEFQAVKETSSEDIVARLEKEKLLNRVIHDFNVAASKGSMEIFYGNMVAMNPDAPRQEHIFLKNNIFYSFVSDLDGHYQDKGGDAAAHAASNQDLHIIKTLLQSNMRSVRHLLTAVVEFGGVRILAQSPVPGILDTAGMKFIKNEKGEEEAIQAKNDITVCYGFDEASNKVIADAEFGSSLDDFAKVFHLKKHEVDGVELKVASTSKGVVGFDKRNYILDLADNNPLDVGFALENFDAVTDEKARYPHRQTLLRRELVEKWWFSKVDGTGSEMEAAYEEGKFSYNPDAYKIEGIEDETVVELSDYLRKEVVPTLVKEVAEGSITAPFNGEHLVDIMHKNGINIRYLGRVIELAEQELEAQRALREAHLQQVEADNKEFTEWEANYLKHIESLIKERQVTIQKLLAEGKEVPAELKEELKLDDKEIRKPHEKEGVAVNNDQLSVLLTLAQIEIISRSIKHVFRKHCHELPAVIIPTFIAFALNLLFGYCYNKAPIAEFPTDGSDIDFAFTKLTREQLLSEISEQAVLRFRYTLPDGWESRYEHTPFALLRPICNKFGIQLLNKEYFFTREQYQNWRQAQDKKIRSKLVEPVSTFSINDLSVRPIIKVATLTTGVSDDCWAQGAYMINEEEKQATALALFSQSIAFREETSGYVHPTVAESYLALSTIHSKLEKKSEAVALCRKACAIYERVCGFDSFEMIRSLNNLAMLEMANDSPYNAALCLKTIMSILSVVIPVNHPATINSYSMLHSMCSSLQNSSAMIKVLNKLGDIIVEIDGHKSLPYAVNESRLANLYASVGEYKRSLACIESCYELFSKELGVNHKTTVECNSWITGVENLIESTSQSKALAASKAAAAAKQGEKKPAQKQQQSAELRDKSIDELMNFINGGSAPAKKSKKKKNAKK, encoded by the coding sequence ATGTCGAAAGAGCTGGACACAGTTGAGGTCAGCATCCGCGTGCCGTTCGGCAAGAGTAAGAGGCTGTCGACGACGGCTTCCCGGCGCGCACGTGTGCAATCGATCATGTACTTCCTGGCGTTCAATGCGGCGTCGAAGTACTACACGaactacgagcttctgcACAACGGTGTGGAAGTGGACGAACAGCAGCTAATCTCGGAACTGGCTGGAAACGAGCAAACAGTgcacctgcagctgcgTTTGAAGCCATACAACACGGGGGAGGTGATCCGGCACTTTGTCACGTTCCGGGAGTACATAGGGTTTGTGGGTGACAGCGACGACGACATCACGAGCCTTGCGTTGTCGAACGTTGCGAAGTTCCGCGAGCTCCCGCTCACGGACATCGCGGCGGCCAGCGGCAAAACGGAAGTGGCGGACGACCGCCAGAAGGAGGAGTTTCAGGTGAGCGATGCGGAGAAGGCCGTGTTTACCAAGGAGCTGGACAGCATTCTTGAGTTGCGGCCGTCGGCACAGGACGTGCTGAagggcggcagcgcgctcTCGAAGCCGTGCTTGCGCTCTCTAATCATCTCGGGCTACAACCCTGTGCCGGCGTTTTTCCGCACGAAGGGCCATCTTCTATACTTGCAGGCTGTCACATTGGAGGGTGAGACCCTGCACATCACTGCGACGGTTTCCGGCTTCTATGTGAACAAGTCGAGCGCAATCAAGTTCGACCCGACACTTAAGACAGACGCTGCCGTATGTTTGACGCTATACGAGCTGTTAACGAAGCACTCGAAGAAGTTTGCGTCCCACCTCAGCCAGCTAGAAGCGGCCCTGAAAGCGCACGAATCTGTAAACTACGTGAAGCCCATCAGCGTCTTTTTGCACAAGACCTGGTTCCCGTCATCTTTGCCAAGCAATTCAATTGATTTTACCGAGTACCAGTTAGAGGCCTTGAACTTCCAGACTGAACGTAACTTCAATGACGAGTTCCAGGCTGTTAAGGAGACATCCTCCGAAGATATTGTTGCACGTTTAGAGAAGGAGAAGCTGCTCAACAGGGTCATCCATGACTTTAACGTTGCCGCCTCCAAGGGCTCCATGGAAATTTTCTACGGGAACATGGTAGCCATGAACCCTGATGCTCCACGCCAGGAACACATTTTCTTGAAGAATAACATCTTCTACTCCTTCGTTTCGGATTTGGATGGCCACTACCAGGACAAGGGTGGCGATGCAGCAGCCCATGCAGCTTCCAACCAAGATCTACATATCATCAAGACTTTGCTCCAATCGAATATGAGGAGCGTGCGCCATTTACTGACTGCTGTAGTTGAGTTCGGTGGTGTTAGAATCCTGGCACAGTCACCTGTACCCGGTATTCTTGACACTGCTGGCATGAAGTTTATCAAAAACGAAAAAGGTGAAGAGGAGGCAATCCAAGCCAAGAATGATATTACTGTATGTTACGGCTTCGATGAGGCCTCTAACAAAGTCATTGCTGATGCAGAATTCGGATCCAGTCTTGATGACTTTGCCAAGGTTTTCCATTTGAAAAAGCATGAAGTTGACGGCGTTGAATTGAAGGTTGCATCTACCTCCAAGGGGGTTGTGGGCTTTGATAAGAGGAACTACATTCTAGATTTGGCAGACAACAATCCGTTGGATGTTGGGTTTGCTCTAGAAAACTTCGATGCGGTGACTGACGAAAAGGCTCGTTATCCACACAGACAGACGCTTCTAAGACGTGAACTTGTCGAAAAATGGTGGTTCTCCAAGGTTGACGGTACTGGAAGTGAAATGGAGGCTGCTTACGAAGAAGGGAAATTTTCATATAACCCAGATGCCTACAAAATTGAGGGAATCGAGGACGAGACCGTTGTCGAACTTTCGGATTATTTGCGTAAAGAGGTTGTACCCACTTTGGTCAAGGAAGTTGCAGAAGGCTCTATTACCGCACCATTCAATGGTGAGCATTTGGTAGATATAATGCACAAAAATGGTATCAACATTCGCTACCTAGGTAGAGTGATCGAACTAGCTGAACAGGAACTTGAGGCACAGCGTGCCTTGAGGGAAGCACATTTGCAACAGGTGGAGGCCGACAATAAGGAATTTACCGAATGGGAGGCGAACTACTTGAAGCACATAGAATCGTTGATTAAGGAGAGACAGGTAACCATCCAGAAGTTGCTGGCCGAGGGCAAAGAGGTTCCAGCGGAATTAAAGGAGGAGTTGAAACTCGACGACAAGGAGATCCGTAAGCCTCATGAAAAGGAAGGCGTAGCTGTGAACAACGACCAGTTGTCCGTTCTACTTACGCTTGCACAAATCGAGATAATATCTCGTTCCATCAAGCATGTCTTCAGAAAACACTGTCACGAACTTCCTGCTGTAATTATTCCAACGTTTATTGCGTTTGCATTAAACCTGCTGTTTGGCTATTGCTACAACAAAGCCCCAATTGCTGAATTCCCTACAGATGGCTCCGACATTGACTTTGCCTTCACCAAGCTAACGCGTGAACAGCTGCTATCAGAAATTTCTGAGCAGGCCGTTCTACGTTTCCGCTACACACTACCAGACGGATGGGAGAGCCGTTACGAGCATACACCTTTTGCCCTTCTAAGGCCCATCTGTAACAAGTTTGGTATCCAGCTCCTAAACAAAGAGTACTTTTTCACAAGAGAACAGTACCAGAATTGGAGACAAGCGCAAGATAAAAAGATCAGATCCAAACTTGTCGAGCCAGTGTCAACATTTTCTATCAACGATCTTTCCGTTCGTCCAATTATCAAGGTTGCCACTCTCACTACTGGAGTGAGCGATGATTGCTGGGCACAGGGTGCGTATATGATCAACGAAGAGGAGAAGCAAGCCACAGCCCTGGCACTTTTTTCACAGTCTATTGCCTTCCGCGAGGAGACTAGCGGCTATGTTCACCCTACGGTTGCTGAGTCTTACTTGGCTCTTTCGACAATCCATTCGAAATTGGAGAAGAAGTCTGAAGCGGTGGCATTGTGTCGGAAGGCATGTGCTATCTACGAGCGCGTATGTGGGTTTGACTCCTTTGAAATGATCAGATCTCTGAACAACTTGGCTATGCTAGAAATGGCCAACGATTCTCCTTACAATGCGGCACTCTGCCTGAAGACCATTATGTCCATTTTGTCTGTGGTTATTCCTGTGAACCATCCTGCCACCATCAATTCCTACTCTATGCTACACTCTATGTGCTCTTCTCTGCAAAATTCCTCTGCAATGATCAAGGTGTTGAACAAGCTGGGAGATATTATTGTGGAGATCGATGGCCACAAGTCTTTACCGTACGCTGTGAATGAATCACGTCTAGCTAACTTATACGCATCTGTTGGCGAGTACAAGCGCTCGCTTGCATGCATTGAGTCTTGTTATGAATTGTTTTCCAAAGAATTGGGTGTGAATCACAAAACGACTGTGGAATGCAATAGCTGGATTACTGGTGTAGAAAATCTCATTGAATCTACTTCACAGTCCAAGGCTTTGGCTGCCTCCAaggcagctgcagcggcaaAGCAGGGAGAGAAAAAGCCTGCGCAAAAACAGCAGCAGAGTGCTGAATTGCGTGATAAGTCTATCGATGAGCTGATGAACTTTATTAACGGAGGAAGCGCCCCTGCGAAAAAGAGTAAAAAGAAGAAGAACGCCAAAAAGTAG